From a region of the uncultured Fusobacterium sp. genome:
- a CDS encoding PDDEXK nuclease domain-containing protein, with product MDIKLKKDIYEEIRGLLKSARENIVSTINSTMAKTYFLIGKRIVEEEQNGEKRAEYGKKLIKELSKKLTKEFGKGFSERNLEQMRKFYLAYSIPQTLSAEFRLSWSHYLILMRMENLDERNFYEIEAIENNWSLRELRRQIDSALYERLVLSRDKEKVKSLALKGQIIEKPEDIVKDPYILEFLGLEEQNSYSENRLETEIINNLEKFLLELGKGFTFVGRQVRFTFDEKHFRVDLVFYNRLLKCFVLIDLKIGEVTHQDLGQMQMYVNYYDRYVKLDDENKTIGIIICRDKNDTLVKMTLPEDNQQIFASRYMTVLPSKEEFKKIVEGK from the coding sequence ATGGATATAAAGCTAAAAAAAGATATATATGAAGAGATTAGAGGGTTATTAAAATCAGCTAGAGAAAATATAGTATCAACTATAAATTCTACTATGGCAAAAACCTATTTTTTAATAGGAAAAAGAATTGTTGAAGAGGAGCAAAACGGAGAGAAAAGAGCTGAATATGGAAAAAAGTTAATAAAAGAATTGTCTAAAAAATTAACTAAAGAATTTGGTAAAGGATTTTCTGAAAGAAATTTGGAACAAATGAGAAAATTTTATTTAGCTTATTCAATTCCGCAGACACTGTCTGCGGAATTCAGATTAAGTTGGTCACACTACCTTATCCTTATGAGAATGGAAAATTTAGATGAGAGGAATTTCTATGAGATAGAGGCTATTGAGAATAACTGGAGCTTGAGAGAGTTAAGAAGGCAGATAGATTCTGCTCTGTATGAAAGATTAGTTTTAAGTAGAGATAAAGAAAAAGTAAAATCCTTAGCTTTAAAGGGACAAATTATTGAAAAGCCAGAAGATATAGTAAAAGATCCATATATTCTAGAATTTTTAGGATTAGAAGAACAAAATAGTTATTCTGAAAATAGACTGGAAACTGAAATTATAAATAATTTAGAAAAATTTTTATTAGAATTAGGAAAAGGGTTTACTTTTGTTGGAAGGCAAGTAAGATTCACCTTTGATGAAAAGCATTTTAGAGTAGATTTAGTATTTTACAATAGATTGTTAAAATGTTTTGTTCTTATTGATTTAAAAATAGGAGAAGTTACCCATCAGGATTTAGGACAGATGCAGATGTATGTAAATTATTATGATAGATATGTTAAGCTTGATGATGAGAATAAAACAATAGGAATAATAATTTGTAGAGATAAAAATGATACTTTGGTAAAAATGACTCTTCCAGAAGATAATCAACAGATATTTGCAAGTAGATATATGACTGTATTGCCTTCTAAAGAGGAGTTTAAGAAAATAGTTGAAGGAAAATAA
- a CDS encoding Fic family protein produces MRKEIWEIVIGLNKVDNLMPSDYLRELINKNLSCDEMEKEILKYYEFRDLTSKIERGLRECDLVSIRIAKLLENSDFKFSIEYLKEIHKNLFSGILKESYVGVFRNYNISKNETILNGKSVIYGDYREIIECLNYDFEREKKTDYKALLSDEKIKKLSKFISSIWQVHPFIEGNTRTTAIFLIKYLKSLGIEINENIFIENSQYFRNALVLSNYSDRELKISNDYRFLISFFKKLIVDYDEKLPLMESPEVNQKRMYIYDYFYRVIDKMAQLQIYLNSEKINISSNREMLEQFVCIEELDDFVALLKELNLPRYEDIKLFVKAIKENHRVMLRQSECAKIMELMIHNRSRIKGVFFPNYVTRELGLVFSEDYKFSRKVDLIRKLIEYFPS; encoded by the coding sequence ATGAGAAAAGAGATTTGGGAAATTGTAATAGGGTTAAACAAAGTTGATAATTTAATGCCCTCTGACTATTTAAGAGAGTTAATTAATAAAAATCTGTCTTGTGATGAGATGGAAAAAGAGATTTTAAAATACTATGAATTTAGAGATTTAACATCAAAGATAGAAAGAGGTTTAAGAGAGTGTGATTTAGTTTCTATTAGAATAGCAAAACTTTTAGAAAATAGTGATTTTAAGTTTTCTATTGAGTATTTAAAAGAGATTCATAAGAATTTATTCAGTGGTATTTTAAAAGAAAGTTATGTTGGAGTATTTAGAAACTATAATATCAGTAAAAATGAAACAATTTTAAATGGCAAATCTGTAATCTATGGTGATTACAGAGAGATTATTGAATGTTTGAACTATGATTTTGAAAGAGAAAAGAAAACTGATTATAAGGCTTTATTATCAGATGAAAAAATAAAGAAATTATCTAAATTTATCTCGTCTATATGGCAAGTACACCCATTTATTGAAGGTAATACAAGAACAACTGCTATATTTTTAATTAAATATTTAAAAAGTTTAGGAATTGAAATAAATGAAAATATCTTTATAGAAAATTCACAATATTTTAGAAATGCTCTTGTACTATCTAATTATTCAGATAGAGAATTGAAAATATCTAATGATTATAGGTTTTTGATATCATTTTTTAAAAAATTAATAGTAGATTATGATGAAAAATTACCATTAATGGAATCACCAGAGGTAAATCAAAAAAGAATGTATATTTATGACTATTTTTATAGAGTTATTGATAAAATGGCACAACTTCAAATCTATCTAAATTCAGAGAAAATTAATATTTCATCTAATAGAGAGATGTTAGAGCAATTTGTTTGTATAGAGGAGTTAGATGATTTTGTAGCACTTTTAAAAGAATTGAACTTGCCAAGATATGAGGATATTAAACTTTTTGTTAAAGCAATAAAAGAAAATCATAGAGTGATGTTAAGGCAGAGTGAGTGTGCTAAGATAATGGAGTTAATGATTCACAATAGAAGTCGTATAAAGGGAGTATTTTTTCCAAACTATGTGACACGTGAACTAGGGCTTGTTTTTTCTGAGGATTATAAATTTAGTAGAAAGGTTGATTTAATTAGAAAGTTGATTGAATATTTTCCAAGTTAA
- a CDS encoding Gfo/Idh/MocA family oxidoreductase: MVNFAIIGTSSISEKFIGALKNSGKCNLYALLSRSESKGKEFAKKHGVEKVYTDINEMLKDEKIVAVYIASPNGKHFEQAKLALEAKKNVICEKPIVPSVEEFDILVECAKKNGVALMEAMRPTLNPNFKIIKDSLGKIGDIRQFMLKYCQYSSRYDLLKAGEVTNIFNKEMKGGSLYDIGVYPLYFAIAMFGEPEEYFGYNYILESGVDGCGSILLKYGDKIGNISYSKITDERSQSEILGEKGSIVIDKVSQVKGIKIKYRDGKEENIELQVAENDMIYEIDEFVNLIKNGEIESKVNSFDISRKVVEIMEKLANR, from the coding sequence ATGGTTAATTTTGCAATAATTGGAACAAGCTCAATAAGTGAAAAGTTCATTGGAGCATTAAAAAATAGTGGTAAGTGCAATCTTTATGCACTTCTTTCAAGAAGTGAATCAAAGGGAAAAGAGTTTGCTAAAAAACATGGAGTTGAAAAGGTATATACAGATATTAATGAGATGTTAAAGGATGAAAAAATAGTTGCTGTATATATAGCCTCACCAAATGGAAAGCATTTTGAACAGGCAAAATTGGCTTTAGAGGCTAAGAAAAATGTTATCTGTGAAAAACCTATTGTGCCAAGTGTTGAGGAGTTTGATATATTGGTAGAGTGTGCTAAAAAAAATGGTGTTGCTCTTATGGAGGCAATGAGACCAACATTGAACCCTAATTTTAAAATAATTAAAGATAGTTTAGGGAAAATAGGGGATATTAGACAATTTATGCTGAAATATTGTCAATACTCATCAAGATATGATCTTTTAAAAGCTGGAGAGGTAACAAATATCTTTAATAAAGAGATGAAAGGGGGATCTCTCTATGATATAGGGGTTTACCCATTGTATTTTGCTATTGCAATGTTTGGAGAGCCAGAGGAGTATTTTGGATATAACTATATATTAGAAAGTGGTGTAGATGGTTGTGGCTCAATTCTATTAAAATATGGGGATAAGATAGGGAATATTTCATATTCTAAGATAACTGATGAGAGATCTCAAAGTGAGATTTTAGGAGAAAAGGGATCTATTGTAATAGATAAGGTTTCACAGGTTAAAGGGATAAAGATAAAATATAGAGATGGAAAAGAGGAAAATATAGAGTTACAAGTAGCTGAAAATGATATGATTTATGAGATAGATGAATTTGTAAATCTTATTAAAAATGGTGAGATTGAATCTAAAGTAAATAGTTTTGATATATCGAGAAAAGTTGTAGAGATAATGGAAAAACTAGCTAATAGATAG
- a CDS encoding RluA family pseudouridine synthase, whose amino-acid sequence MKKKNTVFKVEVKNELMAFLMEKLAGKSRTSIKSLLTKRKVFVNDEVISQYNHPLMPGDSVTVDWGKSEAISNMKGVAIIYEDDDVIVVEKDNGILSVATDNEREKTAYNMLKEYLKNKNPKNKIFVVHRLDRDTSGIMIFAKNEKAQDILQTTWNESVKERTYVALVEGVVKKDSDTIISYLKENRAFITYSSQDPKEGKKAVSHYKVIKRNKNYSLLEVSIDTGRKNQIRVHMQDLGHSVVGDKKYGSTKNPINRLGLHASTIVFVHPVTKKVLHFSSKIPDSFTKLF is encoded by the coding sequence ATGAAGAAAAAAAATACAGTGTTTAAAGTTGAAGTTAAAAATGAATTAATGGCTTTTCTTATGGAGAAACTTGCTGGAAAAAGTCGTACAAGCATCAAGTCACTTCTTACAAAGAGAAAAGTTTTTGTAAATGATGAGGTTATCTCACAATATAATCACCCTTTAATGCCAGGAGATTCTGTAACTGTTGATTGGGGTAAAAGCGAGGCTATTAGCAATATGAAAGGTGTTGCTATTATATATGAAGATGATGATGTAATTGTTGTGGAAAAGGACAATGGAATTTTATCAGTAGCCACTGATAATGAGAGAGAAAAAACTGCATATAATATGCTTAAAGAGTATTTAAAAAATAAGAATCCTAAGAATAAAATATTTGTTGTTCACCGTTTAGATAGAGATACTTCTGGAATAATGATATTTGCTAAAAATGAAAAGGCTCAAGATATTTTACAAACAACTTGGAATGAGTCTGTAAAAGAGAGAACATATGTGGCTCTTGTAGAGGGAGTTGTAAAAAAAGACAGCGATACTATTATATCTTATTTAAAAGAAAATAGAGCCTTTATAACATACTCTAGCCAAGATCCAAAAGAGGGAAAAAAGGCAGTTTCTCACTATAAAGTTATCAAAAGAAATAAAAACTACTCACTTTTAGAGGTTAGCATTGATACTGGAAGAAAAAATCAAATCCGTGTACATATGCAAGATTTAGGACATAGTGTAGTTGGGGATAAAAAATATGGTTCAACTAAAAACCCTATCAACCGTCTTGGACTTCACGCTAGTACAATAGTTTTTGTTCACCCTGTTACTAAAAAGGTTCTTCATTTTTCTAGTAAGATACCAGATAGTTTTACAAAATTATTTTAA
- the rlmN gene encoding 23S rRNA (adenine(2503)-C(2))-methyltransferase RlmN, which produces MTDKINLLNLNQKELEDLVISLGMKKFYGKQIFNWLHKKIVRDLNEITNLSLKDRELLGEKAYIPFLNLLRQQVSKIDKTEKFLFGLEDGHTIETVLLRHKDKRNTLCISSQVGCPVKCAFCATGQDGFIRNLDVNEIINQVYTVERRLVKQGSNINNIVFMGMGEPLLNLDNVLKALDILSNENGINISKRKITISTSGIVPNIEKILLEKLPIELAVSLHSAINEKRDVIIPINRAYPLEDLYAVLQEYQRQTKRRITFEYILINNFNVSDTDANALADFVHDFDHVVNLIPFNPVANTEFERPSDKKIDKFYTFLKDVRKVNVTLRREKGTDIDGACGQLRQKGAKK; this is translated from the coding sequence ATGACAGATAAAATCAATTTATTAAACCTAAATCAAAAGGAACTTGAAGATTTAGTAATATCACTTGGAATGAAAAAATTCTATGGAAAACAAATATTTAACTGGTTACATAAAAAAATAGTAAGAGATCTAAATGAGATAACAAATCTATCATTAAAAGATAGAGAACTTTTAGGAGAAAAGGCATATATACCATTTTTAAACCTATTAAGACAACAAGTATCAAAAATTGACAAAACAGAAAAATTCTTATTTGGACTTGAAGATGGACACACAATTGAAACAGTACTTTTAAGACATAAAGACAAAAGAAATACACTTTGTATCTCTTCTCAAGTTGGTTGTCCTGTAAAATGTGCTTTCTGTGCAACTGGGCAAGATGGATTTATTAGAAATCTTGATGTAAATGAGATTATCAACCAAGTTTATACAGTTGAAAGAAGATTAGTTAAACAAGGAAGCAACATTAATAACATAGTATTTATGGGAATGGGAGAACCTCTATTAAACTTAGACAATGTTTTAAAAGCTTTAGACATTCTTTCAAATGAAAATGGAATCAATATCTCTAAGAGAAAAATAACTATCTCTACTTCAGGAATTGTTCCAAATATTGAAAAAATACTACTTGAAAAACTTCCTATTGAATTAGCTGTATCTCTACACAGTGCAATTAATGAAAAGAGAGATGTAATTATACCTATAAATAGAGCTTATCCTTTAGAAGATCTATATGCAGTTTTACAAGAGTATCAAAGACAAACAAAACGTAGAATTACTTTTGAATATATCCTTATAAATAATTTCAATGTTTCAGATACAGACGCTAATGCTCTAGCTGATTTTGTACATGACTTTGATCACGTAGTAAACTTAATACCTTTCAATCCTGTTGCAAATACAGAGTTTGAAAGACCTTCAGATAAGAAAATAGATAAATTCTATACATTCTTAAAAGATGTAAGAAAGGTAAATGTTACATTAAGAAGAGAAAAAGGAACAGATATAGATGGAGCTTGTGGACAACTTAGACAAAAAGGAGCAAAAAAATAG
- a CDS encoding ATP-dependent helicase has product MWGIFKKRDKIVDDNRIFTRKIDNKEDLLKKDLKRELERNIKNLEKREVKEIDTSLLNKNYKIDYKNSLNEEQLKALTSIEGQYLVIAGAGSGKTRTIIYRTAFLLEQGIKEEEILMVTFTRKAADEMKSRLETLLERDIKVEIGTFHSFCMKLMGKNRNLFNLEKIVIIDEKEKKSILGVIIREKRLKLEIGKERVLNIIEGLEKGKNIENILTEKEKEYRENIENLIRGYKKYKKINRLLDFNDLIDKVLIKLKSDIDFRRYIQKKYRYIIVDEYQDTDKKQRDILKMICGKNGNLMVVGDDYQSIYGFRGAEFENILRFNEDFPNSYLIKLEKNYRSTEEIVEYSNKIASKFHLKYNKVSKSTGRKGDKPKILKFKDENLQNKFIIEKILKFQKDGIKYGDMAIIYRDRYSVIKLEKLLLENSIPYEKKIDNSVQDFEIELYLKLLNLKREPKNILYWEDILEYIPKNSKISIFDILDGKEKNSKILKICKWLEKNCSLEENLKISMNLMEDIIQDRVLKFGKIDEINSKINLNIDLEKYIREFNRDLTRKDNVDKISLISVHSSKGLEWKVVFIPMMLEGIFPSSLSGENLEEEKRLYYVACSRSKEFLYLLYPEYFYEKLGYFNKKSSFLTL; this is encoded by the coding sequence ATGTGGGGGATATTTAAAAAGAGGGATAAAATAGTAGATGATAATAGAATTTTTACAAGAAAGATAGATAATAAAGAAGATTTGTTGAAAAAAGATTTAAAAAGAGAGCTAGAAAGAAATATTAAAAATTTAGAGAAGAGAGAGGTAAAAGAGATTGATACCTCTCTTTTAAACAAGAACTATAAGATTGATTATAAAAACTCTCTCAATGAGGAGCAACTAAAGGCATTAACTTCAATAGAGGGGCAGTATTTGGTGATAGCTGGGGCAGGTTCTGGGAAAACAAGAACTATAATATATAGAACAGCTTTTTTATTGGAGCAAGGGATAAAAGAGGAAGAGATTTTAATGGTAACCTTTACTAGAAAAGCTGCTGATGAGATGAAAAGCAGATTGGAAACTCTACTTGAAAGGGATATCAAAGTTGAGATTGGGACATTTCACTCTTTTTGTATGAAATTGATGGGGAAAAATAGAAATCTATTTAATTTGGAAAAGATTGTAATAATAGATGAGAAAGAGAAAAAAAGTATTTTAGGGGTAATTATTAGAGAAAAAAGATTAAAATTAGAAATTGGAAAAGAGAGAGTTTTAAATATAATTGAGGGGTTAGAAAAGGGGAAAAATATAGAAAATATCCTTACTGAAAAGGAGAAAGAGTATAGGGAAAATATTGAAAATTTAATAAGAGGTTATAAAAAATATAAGAAGATTAATAGGCTATTAGATTTTAATGATTTAATAGATAAGGTCCTTATAAAACTAAAAAGCGACATTGATTTTAGAAGATATATTCAGAAAAAATATAGATATATAATTGTTGATGAGTACCAAGATACAGATAAAAAGCAGAGGGATATATTGAAGATGATCTGTGGAAAAAATGGGAACTTAATGGTAGTTGGAGATGATTATCAAAGTATATATGGTTTTAGAGGGGCAGAGTTTGAAAATATTTTAAGATTTAATGAAGATTTTCCCAATAGTTATCTTATAAAGTTAGAGAAAAATTATAGAAGTACAGAGGAGATAGTGGAGTACTCCAATAAGATTGCCTCTAAATTTCATTTGAAATATAATAAAGTTTCAAAATCTACTGGGAGAAAAGGAGATAAACCAAAGATTTTAAAATTTAAAGATGAAAATCTCCAAAATAAATTTATAATTGAAAAGATATTGAAGTTTCAGAAAGATGGAATAAAATATGGTGATATGGCTATTATTTATAGGGATAGATATAGTGTAATTAAGTTGGAAAAACTTCTATTGGAAAATAGTATTCCATATGAAAAGAAGATAGATAATAGTGTTCAAGATTTTGAAATTGAGCTATATTTAAAGCTTTTAAATCTAAAGAGAGAGCCTAAAAATATTCTCTATTGGGAAGATATTTTAGAATATATCCCTAAAAATAGCAAGATCTCTATTTTTGATATATTAGATGGAAAGGAGAAAAATTCAAAGATTTTAAAAATATGTAAATGGTTAGAAAAAAATTGTAGTTTAGAAGAGAATTTGAAAATATCTATGAATTTAATGGAAGATATTATTCAAGATAGGGTATTAAAATTTGGAAAGATAGATGAGATAAATTCAAAAATTAATCTAAATATTGATTTAGAAAAATATATTAGAGAGTTTAATAGAGATTTAACTAGAAAAGATAATGTTGATAAAATATCATTAATCTCTGTACATAGTTCAAAGGGGCTAGAATGGAAGGTTGTTTTTATTCCTATGATGTTAGAGGGAATTTTTCCAAGTAGTTTAAGTGGGGAGAATTTAGAAGAGGAGAAAAGGCTATATTATGTAGCTTGCAGTAGAAGTAAGGAGTTTTTGTATCTGCTGTATCCAGAGTACTTTTATGAGAAGTTGGGGTATTTTAATAAGAAATCTTCTTTTCTAACTTTATAA
- the mgtA gene encoding magnesium-translocating P-type ATPase — protein MKKTMRKIKKELEKKNLKLEDNNTFKELSFLKIEEVLKKFNSSLNGLEEHQVEENREKYGENVIIHGKKKNLIRKITEAFINPFTTILFCLVIISIVTDIIIPLHTNSPEDVSYTTVIIITTMVMISGFLRFIQESKSSNAAEKLTAMITTTASIKRAFEDKKEIDIKNIVVGDIIFFAAGDMIPADVRIIQSKDFFVSQSSLTGESEPVEKIPEGTNSKEKSITELENIIFMGSNVISGSAVGIVVSVGNNTVFGKIAELIAEDSPASSFEKGVNSVSWILIRFMLVMVPVVFFINGFTKGSWIQALLFAISVAVGLTPEMLPMIVTTSLAKGAVSMAKKKTIIKNLNSIQSFGSIDILCTDKTGTITQDRVVLEYHMDVHGKEDNRVLHHAFLNSWFQTGLKNLLDLSIIEKTNEESIKDFSLKNIENLYTKIDEIPFDFSRRRMTVVVEDRNKKTQMITKGAVEEILSICKFVEYNGNIEILDKNLREEIMNTVRGFNEDGLRVIAVAQKNNPSPIGKFSVKDEEDMVLIGYLAFLDPPKPTTAAAINALKEYGVTTKVLTGDNDQVTKSICGKVGINIDEILLGSDIDKMTDEELGEKAEAISVFTKLSPAQKTRVVKVLRNKGHIVGFMGDGINDASAMKEADIGISVDTAVDIAKEAADIILLEKDLMVLEEGIIEGRKTYANMIKYIKMTASSNFGNMFSVLIASAFIPFLPMMSIHLIVLNLIYDLSCTAIPWDNVDKEFLKIPRKWDASSIGKFMLWIGPTSSIFDITTYIIMYFIICPMFSHGLTYHMISNVGTREIYEAMFQTGWFIESMWTQTFVIHMIRTSKIPFIQSRASKSVFFMTMIGIGMISILPYTPLATILGLVKLPLIYWFFLLLTIVAYTILVTFVKKKYIKYYGEFL, from the coding sequence ATGAAAAAAACTATGAGAAAAATTAAAAAAGAGTTAGAGAAGAAAAATTTAAAATTAGAAGATAACAATACTTTTAAAGAGTTATCTTTTCTAAAAATTGAGGAAGTTTTAAAAAAATTTAATTCTAGTCTTAATGGATTAGAGGAACATCAAGTAGAAGAAAATAGAGAGAAATATGGAGAAAATGTAATTATACATGGAAAGAAGAAAAACCTTATTAGAAAAATAACAGAGGCTTTTATAAATCCTTTTACAACAATTTTATTTTGTCTTGTTATTATATCAATAGTAACAGATATAATAATTCCATTACATACAAATTCTCCAGAGGATGTAAGCTATACTACAGTTATTATAATTACAACAATGGTTATGATATCAGGATTTTTACGTTTTATTCAAGAAAGTAAAAGTAGTAATGCAGCAGAAAAACTTACAGCTATGATAACAACAACAGCTTCTATAAAAAGAGCTTTTGAAGATAAAAAAGAGATAGATATAAAAAATATAGTTGTTGGAGATATTATATTTTTTGCTGCTGGGGATATGATACCAGCAGATGTAAGAATTATTCAAAGTAAAGATTTTTTTGTAAGTCAATCTTCTCTTACAGGAGAAAGTGAGCCAGTAGAAAAAATTCCAGAAGGTACAAATTCAAAAGAAAAATCTATCACAGAATTAGAAAATATTATTTTTATGGGAAGTAATGTTATAAGTGGTTCAGCAGTAGGAATAGTAGTTTCAGTTGGAAATAACACTGTTTTTGGAAAAATAGCAGAATTAATAGCAGAAGATTCTCCTGCTTCAAGCTTTGAAAAAGGAGTAAATTCTGTATCATGGATACTTATTCGTTTTATGCTTGTAATGGTACCAGTTGTATTTTTTATAAATGGCTTCACAAAAGGAAGTTGGATACAAGCTTTGTTATTTGCAATTTCAGTTGCAGTTGGACTTACTCCAGAGATGTTGCCAATGATTGTAACTACAAGTCTTGCTAAAGGTGCTGTATCTATGGCAAAGAAAAAAACAATTATAAAAAATCTTAATTCAATTCAAAGCTTTGGTTCGATAGATATATTATGTACAGATAAAACTGGTACAATTACACAGGATAGAGTAGTTTTAGAATATCATATGGACGTTCATGGAAAAGAAGATAATCGTGTGCTACATCATGCATTTCTAAATAGCTGGTTTCAAACAGGACTTAAAAATCTTTTAGATTTATCTATAATAGAAAAAACAAATGAGGAATCTATAAAAGATTTTTCTTTAAAAAATATTGAAAATTTATATACAAAAATAGATGAAATACCTTTTGATTTTTCTCGTCGTCGTATGACAGTTGTTGTAGAAGATAGAAATAAAAAAACTCAAATGATAACAAAGGGTGCAGTTGAAGAAATTTTATCTATATGTAAATTTGTAGAGTATAATGGAAATATTGAAATTTTAGATAAGAATCTTAGAGAAGAAATAATGAATACAGTAAGAGGCTTTAATGAGGATGGACTTAGAGTTATTGCTGTTGCACAAAAAAATAATCCTTCACCTATTGGAAAATTCAGTGTAAAAGATGAAGAAGATATGGTTCTTATTGGATATCTTGCATTTTTAGACCCTCCAAAACCAACAACTGCCGCTGCTATAAATGCATTAAAAGAATACGGTGTAACAACAAAAGTTCTTACAGGAGATAATGATCAAGTTACAAAAAGTATTTGTGGAAAAGTTGGAATAAATATAGATGAAATTCTTTTAGGAAGTGATATAGATAAGATGACAGATGAAGAACTAGGAGAAAAAGCAGAAGCTATAAGTGTTTTTACAAAACTTTCTCCAGCTCAAAAAACAAGAGTGGTAAAAGTTCTTCGTAATAAAGGGCATATAGTTGGATTTATGGGAGATGGAATAAATGATGCCTCAGCTATGAAAGAGGCAGATATTGGAATATCAGTAGATACAGCAGTTGATATTGCAAAAGAGGCAGCAGATATAATTTTACTTGAAAAAGATTTAATGGTTCTTGAAGAAGGAATAATTGAAGGAAGAAAGACATATGCTAATATGATAAAGTATATAAAAATGACAGCTTCATCTAATTTTGGGAATATGTTTTCAGTTCTTATTGCAAGTGCTTTCATACCATTTCTTCCTATGATGAGTATTCATCTTATTGTTTTAAATCTTATTTATGATTTATCTTGTACAGCTATTCCTTGGGATAATGTAGATAAAGAGTTTTTAAAGATTCCAAGAAAGTGGGATGCTTCATCAATAGGAAAATTTATGCTATGGATTGGTCCTACAAGCTCAATTTTTGACATTACTACATATATAATTATGTATTTTATTATTTGTCCTATGTTCTCACATGGACTTACTTATCATATGATTTCTAATGTGGGAACTCGTGAAATATATGAAGCAATGTTTCAAACAGGATGGTTTATAGAGTCAATGTGGACTCAAACTTTTGTTATTCATATGATAAGAACTTCAAAGATCCCATTTATTCAAAGTAGAGCTTCAAAGAGTGTATTTTTTATGACAATGATAGGAATAGGAATGATTTCTATTTTACCTTACACTCCTCTTGCTACTATATTAGGACTTGTAAAATTACCATTAATATATTGGTTCTTTTTATTATTAACTATTGTAGCATACACAATACTTGTAACTTTTGTTAAGAAAAAATATATAAAATATTATGGAGAATTTTTATAG
- a CDS encoding alanyl-tRNA editing protein → MVEVLNCNKIKNGYEIELKENVFYPDGKGGQLGDRGYIGESKILEVKESKVIVDRELSLGEYEYSIDENRRRDIAQQHTAQHLFSAIAYNDYQLNTVGFRMAEEYTTVDLDSNTISDETIEALEFKANKIIEKAIQLKIYIMNHEDAMKVEGLRKAIKDKVTGDVRFVEIPEVDLGACAGFHVENTKDIRVFKLINHEKIKGNYTRFYFIAGDRALNDYKFKHNLSRELCHKFSCKDNEIVEMVDKVLDEKKKSEGELKNLASNYAELLSEKLMREAEIIGDNKVVIYLGDKVVGQFLGRYVDLDTYLLITGNDENYSLMSNKINCKEFIKHLIATQGGIKGGGSETKGNFKGKISKDELLTNLKTFLS, encoded by the coding sequence ATGGTAGAAGTTTTAAACTGTAATAAAATAAAAAATGGTTATGAAATAGAGCTAAAAGAAAATGTTTTCTATCCTGATGGAAAGGGCGGACAATTAGGAGATAGAGGATATATTGGAGAGAGCAAAATTTTAGAGGTTAAAGAAAGTAAAGTTATTGTGGATAGAGAGCTTTCTTTAGGTGAATATGAATATTCAATAGATGAAAATAGAAGAAGAGATATAGCACAACAACACACAGCACAACATCTATTTTCAGCAATAGCTTACAATGATTATCAACTAAACACAGTTGGATTTAGAATGGCTGAAGAATATACAACAGTAGATTTAGATTCAAACACTATCAGTGATGAAACAATAGAGGCGTTAGAATTTAAAGCAAATAAAATTATTGAAAAGGCTATTCAATTAAAAATATATATTATGAACCATGAAGATGCAATGAAAGTTGAAGGATTGAGAAAAGCTATTAAAGATAAGGTAACTGGAGATGTTAGATTTGTAGAGATTCCAGAGGTTGATTTAGGAGCTTGTGCTGGTTTTCATGTAGAAAATACAAAGGATATTAGAGTTTTCAAACTAATTAACCATGAAAAGATAAAAGGTAACTATACAAGATTCTACTTTATAGCAGGAGATAGAGCTTTAAATGATTACAAGTTCAAACATAACTTATCAAGAGAGCTTTGCCATAAATTTAGTTGTAAAGATAATGAAATAGTTGAAATGGTAGATAAAGTTTTAGATGAAAAGAAGAAAAGTGAAGGGGAATTAAAAAATCTAGCATCTAACTATGCTGAGTTATTAAGTGAAAAACTTATGAGAGAGGCTGAAATTATTGGAGATAATAAAGTTGTAATCTATTTAGGGGATAAGGTTGTAGGACAATTTTTAGGAAGATATGTTGATTTAGATACTTATCTTCTTATAACTGGAAATGATGAAAACTATTCATTAATGAGTAACAAGATTAATTGTAAGGAGTTTATAAAGCATCTTATCGCTACTCAAGGTGGAATCAAAGGTGGAGGAAGTGAAACTAAGGGAAATTTCAAAGGAAAAATTTCAAAAGATGAACTTTTAACTAATCTTAAAACTTTCCTTTCCTAG